In the Oncorhynchus keta strain PuntledgeMale-10-30-2019 chromosome 29, Oket_V2, whole genome shotgun sequence genome, one interval contains:
- the crip1 gene encoding cysteine-rich protein 1, which produces MPKCPKCTKEVYFAERVTSLGKDWHRPCLKCEKCSKTLSAGSHAEHDGKPYCNNPCYSALFGPKGFGRGGAESHTFTK; this is translated from the exons ATGCCCAAGTGCCCAAAATGCACGAAGGAAGTTTACTTCG CGGAGAGAGTGACATCACTGGGGAAGGACTGGCACAGGCCCTGTCTGAAGTGTGAGAAGTGCAGCAAAACGCTGTCGGCCGGATCACACGCAGAG cacgATGGCAAGCCTTATTGTAACAACCCCTGCTACTCTGCACTATTCGGGCCTAAAG gTTTTGGACGTGGAGGAGCTGAAAGCCACACATTCACAAAGTAG